The genomic window ACCAGCTTGGGGCGCTGGGCAACGCGGCGGCCGTATCGGCGTTCCTGGCCGGGCTGCTGATCGACGACCGGGGCGGCCGGCAGGGCTTTCCGGGCGGCATCGCCGGCGAACTGACCCGGCTGCAGGACTTCCTGCTGCAACTGCTGCAGCCCGGCGGCGGGGCCGACCTGCCGGCGGCATAGCGCGCGGCCTAGAGCTGGTCTTCCACCGGCAGCCACTGCAGCACGCCGATCCCCATCCGCTGCCAGACGTTCATGTCCGGCTCGGAATCGAACGTTTCCTCCTTGCCGTTGTTGCGCGTGGTCCACGTCAGCGATTCGGCGCCGTTGGCATCCTTCTTCAGTTCCACCCGGTAGGCGATGTCGATCAGCCGCCGGTCCATGTCCTCCACGAGCTGCCGGGACAGCGCCGGGCTGTCCAGCACCACGCCCATCTCGGTATTGAGCTTGATCGAGCGCGGGTCCAGGTTCATCGAGCCGATGAACAGCAGGTGGCGGTCCACCGCATACGCCTTGGCATGCAGGCTGGCCCGGCTGGACGCGAACATGCGGTGCTTGGTCGACCGGCTGCGCGCCAGTTCGGCATTGGCCGCCGTGGCCTTCAGCTCCCACAGCTCCACGCCGGCCCGCAGCAGCGCCTTGCGGCGCGGCGCGTAGCCGGCATGCACGGCCGACACGTCGGTGGCCGCAAAGGAATTGGTCAGCACGCGCACCTTGACGCCGCGCCGGGCAATGCCGGCCAGCCACTTCTCGTTCTCGTCGTCGGGCACGAAGTACGGCGACACCAGCACCAGCTCGGTCTGCGCCTTTTCCAGCATCGCGCGCAGTTGCGGAATGGCATGCGTGGACGGGTCGTCCTCGTCTTCCTCGATCTTGTCCGCCTTGTCCGCGATGACCCGCGCGCCGCCCATGAAGCCGGGCAGGTGGCCCACCTCGATCCCCTTGGCCAGACCGGAATCGAGCAGTTCCTGCACGAACGGGCTGGCCCGCGCCAGGTCGCCGCGCGCCTCGATCCGCTTGCGGAACGCCTTGAGCTCCTCGGGCGCCTCCTTGCCCTCGGGCGTCAGCGTGGCCACCGGGTAGGCCATCTCGCTGTTCCAGTATTCGTCGAAGACCTTGCTGGCGGCCGGCACGACCGGCCCGGCCACCATCACGTCGAGGTCGCTGAACGCCATGTCCGGCTTGGCCGAGAAATACGCATCGCCGATGTTGCGCCCGCCCATGATCGACACCAGGTTGTCGACCGTCATCTGCTTGTTGTGCATGCGCCGGTTCAGCCGGCCGAAGTCCCAGACCATCTCCAGCCAGCGCGCCTTGCGGTTGGCGAACGGGTTGAAGATGCGGACCTCGATGTTGGGATGGGAGTCCAGC from Cupriavidus pauculus includes these protein-coding regions:
- a CDS encoding phospholipase D family protein, whose amino-acid sequence is MAQALIRWNAAAAAPAAARRWGQARSLVWVMVLSLCLGLLAGCASLPANAGRTPSYAATDTGNTLLARSLAPRLAKNPGQSIFYPLGAGPDALTARMALARAAQKTLDIQYYIYDIDTTGSALLGEIIDAADRGVRVRILMDDIHTAKQDKVWAALDSHPNIEVRIFNPFANRKARWLEMVWDFGRLNRRMHNKQMTVDNLVSIMGGRNIGDAYFSAKPDMAFSDLDVMVAGPVVPAASKVFDEYWNSEMAYPVATLTPEGKEAPEELKAFRKRIEARGDLARASPFVQELLDSGLAKGIEVGHLPGFMGGARVIADKADKIEEDEDDPSTHAIPQLRAMLEKAQTELVLVSPYFVPDDENEKWLAGIARRGVKVRVLTNSFAATDVSAVHAGYAPRRKALLRAGVELWELKATAANAELARSRSTKHRMFASSRASLHAKAYAVDRHLLFIGSMNLDPRSIKLNTEMGVVLDSPALSRQLVEDMDRRLIDIAYRVELKKDANGAESLTWTTRNNGKEETFDSEPDMNVWQRMGIGVLQWLPVEDQL